The following proteins are encoded in a genomic region of Corylus avellana chromosome ca4, CavTom2PMs-1.0:
- the LOC132179169 gene encoding 15-cis-phytoene desaturase, chloroplastic/chromoplastic-like, whose amino-acid sequence MTLFLSPFPPPQYTHHQHRVLPKPQASSFSSSFQPIQSHPKSTGVVVIGAGLAGLAAATHLNSRNIPFLLLEASDAVGGRVRTDVVDGFLLDRGFQIFITAYPEAQKLLHYPSLNLRNFYSGARVYYNSQFHTVSNPLRHFWDSIQSLANPIGSVFDKLLIAPTTLRVLSKSDDKILTSEELPTIDLLRRFGFSDSIIRRFFRPFFGGIFFDRELETTSRLFHFIFKCLALGDNALPANGIGAIPEQLAAKLPPNSILLNSKVVSVDIKEPDSGSGSPSVRLENGEVIRSELGVIVAVEEPQAVKLLPGSSEPVTVKQKPARSTVCLYFSMDRSQVPVRDPVLFLNGSGMGIVNNMFFATNVAPSYGPVEKALVSVSLIGMFEGMSDDDLRAEVIRELSGWFGDSMVGSWRHLRTYRIGFAQPDQRPPTDLMKNPRIGSGVYACGDHLTSATFDGALLSGRRAVEALLRDKALVRG is encoded by the coding sequence ATGactctcttcctctctccctTTCCCCCACCACAATACACCCACCACCAACACCGCGTTCTACCCAAACCCCAAGCATCATCATTCTCCTCGTCCTTCCAGCCAATACAATCGCACCCTAAATCCACAGGTGTCGTCGTCATTGGAGCTGGCCTTGCGGGTCTTGCCGCCGCCACCCACCTCAACTCCCGCAACATCCCCTTCCTCCTCCTCGAAGCTTCCGACGCCGTCGGCGGCCGTGTCCGAACTGACGTCGTTGACGGCTTTCTTCTTGACCGCGGCTTCCAAATCTTTATCACCGCCTACCCTGAAGCCCAAAAACTCCTTCACTACCCATCATTAAACCTCCGCAACTTCTACTCCGGCGCTCGGGTTTATTACAACTCCCAATTCCACACTGTCTCCAACCCTTTACGCCACTTCTGGGACTCCATACAATCCCTCGCAAACCCCATTGGCTCGGTTTTCGACAAGCTTCTGATTGCGCCGACGACGCTTCGGGTCTTGTCCAAATCCGACGACAAAATTCTCACTTCGGAAGAGCTTCCCACCATCGATTTGTTGAGGAGGTTCGGGTTCTCCGATTCCATAATCAGGAGGTTCTTTCGCCCTTTCTTCGGCGGAATTTTCTTCGATAGGGAGCTCGAGACAACGTCAAGGCTATTCCATTTTATCTTCAAGTGTCTTGCCCTCGGCGACAATGCACTTCCGGCGAATGGTATCGGCGCAATCCCCGAACAATTGGCGGCGAAATTGCCACCCAACTCGATCCTGTTGAATTCCAAAGTCGTTTCCGTCGATATTAAAGAACCGGATTCGGGTTCGGGTTCGCCGAGTGTGAGGCTAGAGAACGGCGAAGTTATTAGGAGCGAGCTTGGTGTTATAGTGGCCGTTGAAGAACCCCAAGCGGTTAAGCTTTTGCCGGGAAGTAGCGAACCGGTAACGGTGAAGCAAAAACCAGCTCGAAGCAcggtttgtttgtattttagtATGGATCGGAGTCAAGTCCCGGTCCGAGATCCAGTGTTGTTTCTAAACGGGTCGGGCATGGGCATTGTGAACAACATGTTCTTTGCTACAAATGTGGCTCCGTCGTATGGCCCAGTGGAAAAGGCTCTGGTCTCGGTGTCGTTGATCGGGATGTTTGAGGGCATGTCTGATGATGATCTGAGGGCTGAGGTTATCCGGGAGCTGTCGGGATGGTTTGGGGATTCAATGGTGGGGTCGTGGAGGCACTTGAGAACGTATCGGATCGGGTTTGCACAACCCGATCAACGGCCTCCAACGGATTTGATGAAGAATCCTAGAATCGGGTCGGGTGTGTACGCGTGTGGTGACCATTTGACTTCGGCTACATTTGACGGTGCTTTGCTTTCTGGGAGAAGAGCAGTAGAAGCTTTACTCAGAGACAAGGCCTTGGTTCGGggttaa
- the LOC132177155 gene encoding uncharacterized protein LOC132177155: MQLCKSSILTVPLSNTDQPDRQIWRGTVNGEFSVRSAYHLWKENICQSSAEGSKKNEDSKIWRKVWKLGIPNAWKLCFWRACHDLLPTRANLVSRRVTEDPRCPICGLEEETTLHILWSCESAKDVWSTMGRQFQKSWCRGPTFLAVVEGLLGKCDDEDLQLLVGVTRNIWRRRNEWIHEGKFISPNDIVEVTNRGVEEYMKANMHNHSQRGDDESPTRWKAPENGWVKVNWDIALDKANGRIGVGVIVRNEAGRVIAAKGSTRLGLLDATAAEALGAFMAVCLCKDLRLTQIYLEGDAKTVVDAVTAGERSSRNFGQLIDDIREMLALFPNWRIGHIRRGGNNAAHVLAKEAMKRVIDKLWIDEIPMCISDIIVEEQIALSN, encoded by the coding sequence ATGCAACTATGCAAGTCATCCATCCTCACTGTTCCTCTTAGTAACACTGATCAACCAGATCGACAGATTTGGAGAGGAACGGTAAATGGAGAGTTCTCGGTCAGAAGTGCGTATCATTTGtggaaagaaaatatttgccaGTCAAGTGCGGAAGGATCGAAGAAGAACGAAGACAGCAAAATATGGCGTAAAGTGTGGAAGTTGGGTATCCCGAATGCATGGAAACTGTGTTTTTGGCGGGCATGCCATGATCTGCTTCCTACTCGGGCAAATCTGGTGAGTCGAAGGGTGACAGAGGATCCAAGGTGCCCCATATGCGGTCTGGAGGAGGAGACTACACTCCATATTCTGTGGAGCTGCGAATCTGCCAAGGACGTGTGGAGTACAATGGGACGCCAATTCCAGAAGAGTTGGTGCAGAGGACCTACTTTCTTGGCAGTGGTTGAAGGCTTGCTAGGAAAATGTGATGATGAAGACTTACAGTTGCTAGTGGGAGTTACTCGTAATATctggagaagaagaaatgaatgGATTCATGAGGGTAAGTTCATCTCCCCAAATGATATTGTGGAAGTAACGAACAGGGGAGTGGAGGAGTATATGAAGGCGAACATGCACAACCATAGCCAAAGGGGTGATGATGAAAGCCCAACTCGATGGAAGGCTCCTGAAAATGGCTGGGTCAAAGTGAACTGGGACATTGCGTTGGACAAAGCCAATGGCCGGATTGGAGTAGGAGTGATTGTGCGGAACGAGGCGGGGAGAGTAATCGCAGCAAAGGGTTCCACAAGACTGGGCTTACTAGACGCCACTGCTGCTGAAGCCTTGGGTGCTTTTATGGCTGTGTGTTTATGTAAAGACTTAAGGCTTACCCAAATTTATTTGGAGGGAGATGCCAAAACAGTGGTTGATGCGGTAACAGCGGGGGAACGGTCTTCTCGAAACTTTGGCCAATTGATTGATGATATTCGAGAAATGTTGGCCCTCTTTCCGAATTGGCGTATTGGTCACATAAGACGTGGTGGTAATAATGCAGCTCATGTATTAGCCAAAGAGGCTATGAAGCGAGTCATTGATAAGCTTTGGATTGATGAAATCCCAATGTGTATCTCTGATATTATTGTGGAAGAGCAAATTGCTCTCTCCAATTGA
- the LOC132179208 gene encoding 15-cis-phytoene desaturase, chloroplastic/chromoplastic-like produces MTVFLSPFPPPQYAHHQHRVLPKPQVSSFSSSFQPIQSHPKSTGVVVIGAGLAGLAAATHLNSRNIPFLLLEASDAVGGRVRTDVVDGFLLDRGFQIFITAYPEAQKLLHYPSLNLRNFYSGARVYYNSQFHTVSNPLRHFWDSIQSLANPIGSVFDKLLFAPTTLRVLSKSDDKILTSEELPTIDLLRRFGFSDSIIRRFFRPFFGGIFFDRELETTSRLFHFIFKCLALGDNALPANGIGAIPEQLAAKLPPNSILLNSKVVSVDIKEPDSGSGSPSVRLENGEVIRSELGVIVAVEEPQAVKLLPGSSEPVTVKQKPARSTVCLYFSMDRSQVPVRDPVLFLNGSGMGIVNNMFFATNVAPSYGPVEKALVSVSLIGMFEGMSDDDLRAEVIRELSGWFGDSMVGSWRHLRTYRIGFAQPDQRPPTDLMKNPRIGSGVYACGDHLTSATFDGALLSGRRAVEALLRDKALVRG; encoded by the coding sequence ATGACTGTCTTCCTCTCTCCCTTTCCCCCGCCCCAATACGCCCACCACCAACACCGCGTTCTACCCAAACCCCAAGTATCATCATTCTCCTCGTCCTTCCAGCCAATACAATCGCACCCCAAATCCACGGGTGTCGTCGTCATCGGAGCTGGCCTTGCGGGTCTTGCCGCCGCCACCCACCTCAACTCCCGCAACATCCCCTTCCTCCTCCTCGAAGCTTCCGACGCCGTCGGCGGCCGCGTCCGAACTGACGTCGTTGACGGCTTTCTTCTTGACCGTGGCTTCCAAATCTTTATCACCGCCTACCCTGAAGCCCAAAAACTCCTTCACTACCCATCATTAAACCTCCGCAACTTCTACTCCGGCGCTCGGGTTTATTACAACTCCCAATTCCACACTGTCTCCAACCCTTTACGCCACTTCTGGGACTCCATACAATCCCTCGCAAACCCCATTGGCTCGGTTTTCGACAAGCTTCTGTTTGCGCCGACGACGCTTCGGGTCTTGTCCAAATCCGACGACAAAATTCTCACTTCGGAAGAGCTTCCCACCATCGATTTGTTGAGGAGGTTCGGGTTCTCCGATTCCATAATCAGGAGGTTCTTTCGCCCTTTCTTCGGCGGAATTTTCTTCGATAGGGAGCTCGAGACAACGTCAAGGCTATTCCATTTTATCTTCAAGTGTCTTGCCCTCGGCGACAATGCACTTCCGGCGAATGGTATCGGCGCAATCCCCGAACAATTGGCGGCGAAATTGCCACCCAACTCGATCCTGTTGAATTCCAAAGTCGTTTCCGTCGATATTAAAGAACCGGATTCGGGTTCGGGTTCGCCGAGTGTGAGGCTAGAGAACGGCGAAGTTATTAGGAGCGAGCTTGGTGTTATAGTGGCCGTTGAAGAACCCCAAGCGGTTAAGCTTTTGCCGGGAAGTAGCGAACCGGTAACGGTGAAGCAAAAACCAGCTCGAAGCAcggtttgtttgtattttagtATGGATCGGAGTCAAGTCCCGGTCCGAGATCCAGTGTTGTTTCTAAACGGGTCGGGCATGGGCATTGTGAACAACATGTTCTTTGCTACAAATGTGGCTCCGTCGTATGGCCCAGTGGAAAAGGCTCTGGTCTCGGTGTCGTTGATCGGGATGTTTGAGGGCATGTCTGATGATGATCTGAGGGCTGAGGTTATCCGGGAGCTGTCGGGATGGTTTGGGGATTCAATGGTGGGGTCGTGGAGGCACTTGAGAACGTATCGGATCGGGTTTGCACAACCCGATCAACGGCCTCCAACGGATTTGATGAAGAATCCTAGAATCGGGTCGGGTGTGTACGCGTGTGGTGACCATTTGACTTCGGCTACATTTGACGGTGCTTTGCTTTCTGGGAGAAGAGCAGTAGAAGCTTTACTCAGAGACAAGGCCTTGGTTCGGggttaa
- the LOC132178737 gene encoding NADPH-dependent pterin aldehyde reductase codes for MTTSYNGMNGVGGASSRTVLITGASKGLGRALALELAKRGHTVIGCSRTHDKLISLQSELSSPEKHLFLNADVKSNSSIEELARAVVEKKGVPDIIVNNAGTINRNNKIWEVPEEEFDTVIDTNVKGVANMLRHFIPLMITRKQGIIVNMSSGWGRSGAALVAPYCASKWAVEGLTRSVAKELPDGMAVVALNPGVINTDMLASCFGNSAALYQAPEAWALKAATMILNLTAADNGASLTV; via the exons ATGACGACGTCGTATAACGGGATGAACGGAGTGGGGGGAGCGAGTTCGCGGACCGTGCTGATAACCGGGGCGAGCAAAGGGCTCGGGAGAGCGCTGGCTCTCGAGCTCGCCAAGAGGGGCCACACCGTTATTGGCTGCTCTCGCACCCACGATAAGCTCATCTCCCTCCAATCGGAGCTCTCCTCCCCTGAAAAGCACTTGTTCCTCAACGCTGATGTG AAATCTAATAGCAGCATTGAAGAGTTGGCGCGTGCTGTGGTGGAGAAAAAGGGTGTTCCGGACATCATCG TAAACAATGCAGGTACCATCAATAGAAACAACAAGATATGGGAGGTTCCTGAAGAAGAGTTCGATACTGTTATTGATACAAACGTAAAAGGCGTAGCAAATATGTTGCGTCACTTCATCCCTCTGATGATTACAAGGAAGCAAGGAATTATTGTCAATATGTCTTCTGGGTGGGGAAGATCTGGCGCTGCACTG GTTGCACCTTATTGTGCGTCAAAATGGGCAGTTGAAGGTTTGACTAGATCAGTGGCAAAGGAGTTGCCTGATGGAATGGCAGTTGTTGCACTTAATCCAGGTGTGATAAACACTGACATGCTTGCTTCATGCTTTGGCAATTCAGCTGCCCTGTACCAGGCACCTGAAGCATG GGCTTTGAAGGCAGCCACAATGATACTCAATCTTACAGCAGCAGACAATGGTGCATCTCTCACTGTTTGA
- the LOC132177392 gene encoding uncharacterized protein LOC132177392 isoform X1 produces MDGILVTSAIPAGRFARSVTVSGGPATLSSSPSSGGKSLYKTDICRSWEDSGSCRYGNKCQFAHGKEELRPTRFPAKNKSEAQTHKPYSIFGTGTYGPKNRFACQLMAAASQTASPTKAEGTSKNLSTTCITEGDWSPQDDGIEVVLPHSSTGKPPSRKDVNAYVESVLYGPSKKKRLPVFDEICS; encoded by the exons ATGGATGGGATTCTGGTCACCTCAGCAATTCCAGCTGGAAGGTTCGCGAGGTCCGTCACCGTTTCAGGAGGCCCCGCGACGTTGTCTTCTTCTCCGTCGTCTGGTGGGAAGAGTCTCTACAAGACCGACATTTGCCGCTCCTGGGAGGATTCTGGAAGCTGCCGCTACGGCAACAAATGCCAG tTTGCACATGGAAAGGAAGAGCTACGCCCAACTCGTTTCCCTGCCAAGAACAAATCTGAG GCACAGACACACAAGCCATACAGTATCTTTGGAACAGGAACATACGGGCCAAAGAATCGCTTTGCGTGTCAGCTCATGGCAGCAGCATCCCAAACAGCCTCACCTACCAAAGCAGAAGGCACAAGCAAAAACTTGTCCACCACTTGTATCACTGAAGGCGATTGGTCTCCCCAAGATGATGGCATTGAGGTTGTGCTGCCACATTCTTCAACTGGAAAGCCTCCATCAAGGAAAGACGTTAATGCCTATGTTGAGAGTGTTCTTTATGGTCCtagcaagaaaaagagattgccggtgtttgatgaaatttgcTCCTGA
- the LOC132177392 gene encoding uncharacterized protein LOC132177392 isoform X2, protein MDGILVTSAIPAGRFARSVTVSGGPATLSSSPSSGGKSLYKTDICRSWEDSGSCRYGNKCQFAHGKEELRPTRFPAKNKSETHKPYSIFGTGTYGPKNRFACQLMAAASQTASPTKAEGTSKNLSTTCITEGDWSPQDDGIEVVLPHSSTGKPPSRKDVNAYVESVLYGPSKKKRLPVFDEICS, encoded by the exons ATGGATGGGATTCTGGTCACCTCAGCAATTCCAGCTGGAAGGTTCGCGAGGTCCGTCACCGTTTCAGGAGGCCCCGCGACGTTGTCTTCTTCTCCGTCGTCTGGTGGGAAGAGTCTCTACAAGACCGACATTTGCCGCTCCTGGGAGGATTCTGGAAGCTGCCGCTACGGCAACAAATGCCAG tTTGCACATGGAAAGGAAGAGCTACGCCCAACTCGTTTCCCTGCCAAGAACAAATCTGAG ACACACAAGCCATACAGTATCTTTGGAACAGGAACATACGGGCCAAAGAATCGCTTTGCGTGTCAGCTCATGGCAGCAGCATCCCAAACAGCCTCACCTACCAAAGCAGAAGGCACAAGCAAAAACTTGTCCACCACTTGTATCACTGAAGGCGATTGGTCTCCCCAAGATGATGGCATTGAGGTTGTGCTGCCACATTCTTCAACTGGAAAGCCTCCATCAAGGAAAGACGTTAATGCCTATGTTGAGAGTGTTCTTTATGGTCCtagcaagaaaaagagattgccggtgtttgatgaaatttgcTCCTGA
- the LOC132177154 gene encoding uncharacterized protein LOC132177154, translating into MWKLIWALEVPNNVCVFIWKLCNNILPTKANLLRKGVVKDATCMFCEREVETGKHVIWQCPTAQDVWGVGPRKIQKCHSLDIEALDFMELLWSKCNKEEIELCVQIAWGIWSRRNSVLHGGLFTHPVQVVHTAERRLQEYKTAQAKEGGTYIDVEEKREIKWQSPSVGIFKANWDVALNNTSKCMGIGVLVRDHLGKINAALCKTVEAYLEPVIAEAMGALRAIELCREMWIQEVIFEGDCKTVVQAINCKEYQWSRYGQVVEDSKTLLGDIRRWEMRHVNRGANTTAHGLAKFAINGPIDRI; encoded by the coding sequence ATGTGGAAACTCATATGGGCTTTAGAAGTTCCTAACAATGTGTGCGTGTTCATATGGAAATTGTGCAACAATATATTACCCACAAAAGCTAACCTCCTCCGGAAAGGGGTGGTGAAGGATGCGACGTGCATGTTCTGTGAGAGAGAAGTGGAGACAGGCAAGCACGTTATATGGCAATGCCCAACGGCTCAGGATGTCTGGGGGGTGGGTCCACGGAAAATACAAAAGTGCCATAGCTTAGACATAGAAGCTTTGGATTTTATGGAACTTCTCTGGAGTAAATGTAACAAGGAGGAGATTGAGTTGTGTGTGCAAATAGCTTGGGGGATTTGGTCCCGTCGAAATTCAGTACTGCATGGGGGCCTATTTACTCACCCAGTCCAAGTTGTCCATACTGCAGAAAGGCGCTTGCAGGAATACAAAACAGCCCAGGCTAAGGAAGGAGGAACATATATTGATGTTGAGGAAAAACGGGAGATCAAGTGGCAGAGTCCTTCGGTGGGAATTTTTAAAGCAAATTGGGATGTGGCCTTGAATAATACGAGCAAGTGTATGGGGATAGGCGTGCTGGTCCGTGATCATTTGGGCAAGATCAATGCTGCCCTGTGCAAAACTGTGGAGGCTTACCTAGAACCGGTTATAGCTGAGGCGATGGGAGCACTTAGGGCCATTGAACTCTGCCGTGAAATGTGGATCCAAGAAGTCATTTTTGAAGGAGATTGTAAAACGGTTGTCCAAGCAATAAACTGTAAGGAATACCAGTGGAGCCGATATGGACAAGTGGTTGAGGACTCAAAGACACTTTTGGGGGATATTAGAAGATGGGAGATGAGGCACGTCAACAGGGGGGCAAACACAACGGCTCATGGATTGGCGAAATTTGCGATAAATGGGCCAATCGATCGCATCTGA